The following are encoded together in the Drosophila takahashii strain IR98-3 E-12201 chromosome X, DtakHiC1v2, whole genome shotgun sequence genome:
- the Ndc80 gene encoding myosin heavy chain, clone 203 has product MSHLMPRRTSEFRGEVLEERSTAEKRQTRATKRSMVMHTPLSNQAMPRRASASRFVPSTAERAIPPHTDKKWVAERSHQILEYLHAIHQSEAAAGFISDLSSRPGGLRNMTMKQFVAILNLLFQNIWRNRVTVVGQNHVEDITSAMQKLQYPYQVNKSWLVSPTTQHSFGHVIVLLDFLLDFAPPPFPTEEEDFPFMETTEQPSCSYLNSMHCASMAELDEEVNALLFAAVGDCIVLWDQELGEEEAKLQAETGDRLISRKCHLPHRQALDQLIDELRLKLQQLDVELGSSNDLELLMEEQQQLAQQLAHSQADLSQQLKNLDNLGAQAAEKQSNLRQLIEDEQRLAEAVKSQKYSAQELKALQMKCHDAENYSKAYSRQLQEVADLEMHQRVSVSHSWAKLLKSVEAFNSHARHLSMDPVLAAGQKLELTLPMSPNQEQISERVQRLELLANLLQQQGEQNIERRLTFDQQEDQLKRATIELEGEIATLESQLQQQEHRLTKMEEENRNRRNLMTQQQLLEDQSDQIGRLEELERRRQAAQERLHTSEQKNEDLLAAAELQQEEDHKARNAQLDKCELKLIEGEKELQALHTKLTLNQAKLDEEEQKVHSARLPSFEPVLAAIKKRYFKFNK; this is encoded by the exons ATGTCGCATCTGATGCCCCGGCGGACCAGCGAGTTCCGCGGCGAAGTGCTGGAAGAGCGGAGCACCGCCGAGAAGCGGCAGACCAG GGCGACCAAGCGCAGCATGGTCATGCACACTCCGTTGTCCAACCAGGCGATGCCCCGAAG AGCCTCCGCATCGCGGTTTGTGCCCTCCACCGCGGAACGCGCGATTCCCCCGCACACCGACAAGAAGTGGGTGGCGGAGCGGTCGCACCAGATCCTGGAGTACCTGCATGCCATCCATCAAAGCGAGGCGGCCGCAGGATTCATCTCGGATCTCTCTAGCCGGCCTGGCGGCCTGCGGAACATGACCATGAAGCAGTTCGTGGCCATCCTCAACCTGCTGTTCCAAAACATCTGGCGAAATCGGGTGACCGTGGTGGGCCAGAACCACGTCGAGGACATCACCAGCGCCATGCAGAAGCTCCAGTATCCCTACCAGGTGAACAAATCCTGGCTGGTCTCCCCCACCACGCAGCACTCCTTCGGCCATGTGATCGTCCTGCTGGACTTTCTCCTCGACTTTGCCCCGCCTCCGTTTCCCACCGAAGAAGAGGACTTTCCCTTCATGGAGACCACGGAGCAGCCGAGCTGCTCGTATCTGAACAGCATGCACTGCGCATCGATGGCCGAGCTGGACGAGGAGGTCAACGCTCTGCTCTTCGCCGCGGTCGGCGACTGCATTGTCCTGTGGGATCAGGAGCTCGGCGAGGAGGAGGCCAAGCTGCAGGCGGAGACCGGGGATCGGTTGATCAGTAGGAAGTGCCATTTGCCGCATCGCCAGGCGCTGGACCAGTTGATCGACGAACTGAGGCTGAAGCTGCAGCAACTGGACGTTGAACTGGGCAGCTCCAACGATCTGGAGCTTCTAATGGAGGAGCAGCAACAGCTCGCCCAGCAGCTGGCCCACAGTCAGGCTGATCTGAGCCAGCAGCTCAAGAACCTGGACAACCTAGGCGCCCAGGCCGCTGAAAAGCAGTCTAATCTCCGCCAGCTAATCGAGGACGAACAGCGCCTGGCGGAGGCGGTGAAGAGCCAAAAGTACTCGGCCCAGGAGCTGAAGGCGCTGCAAATGAAGTGCCACGATGCAGAAAACTACTCCAAGGCCTACAGCCGACAACTGCAGGAGGTGGCCGATCTGGAGATGCACCAGCGTGTTTCGGTGTCGCACAGCTGGGCAAAGCTATTAAAAAGCGTCGAAGCCTTCAACTCGCATGCTCGGCACCTCAGCATGGATCCTGTCCTGGCCGCCGGCCAAAAGTTGGAGCTAACTTTGCCCATGTCTCCCAACCAGGAGCAAATCTCCGAACGGGTTCAGCGCCTGGAGTTGCTGGCTAATCTCCTACAGCAGCAGGGCGAGCAGAATATCGAGAGGCGTCTAACGTTCGATCAGCAGGAGGATCAGTTAAAAAGAGCAACCATCGAACTGGAAGGAGAGATCGCCACCTTGGAGtcccagctgcagcagcaagaGCATCGCCTGACCAAAATGGAGGAGGAAAATCGCAACAGGCGCAATCTGATGACACAGCAGCAGTTGCTCGAGGATCAGAGTGATCAGATCGGCCGACTGGAGGAACTGGAGAGGCGGCGGCAGGCGGCGCAGGAGAGGCTCCACACAAGCGAGCAGAAGAACGAAGATCTTCTCGCCGCCGCCGAGTTGCAACAGGAGGAGGACCACAAAGCACGCAACGCCCAGCTCGACAAATGCGAACTAAAACTGATAGAAGGGGAGAAGGAACTGCAGGCCCTGCACACCAAGCTCACCCTCAATCAGGCCAAACTGGATGAGGAGGAGCAGAAGGTGCACTCTGCCCGGCTGCCCTCCTTTGAGCCTGTGCTAGCGGCCATCAAAAagcgatattttaaatttaacaaatga
- the LOC108066690 gene encoding late secretory pathway protein AVL9 homolog: protein MASEPENKPPILHILVVGFHHKLGCQVEFSHPPLISGSTGRHECPSGWKYLPTLALPDGSHNFAEDTVFFNLPSLYEPAASIYGVSCYRQVRVEKLKIRTADLTRSTVQKSVCILARLPIYGYIEVKLALIADAFFDQGDFSGTELLVKAYQQLNACLLDDESRRPLRHFHVGLSLREIVLHWRHKALMLFKLLLLQRRVVCFGSPVRQMCVLILGMASLVPRLLEKGFQEVACVRTSRPLSPMPDFTDSLQREAQAEAELEVAAVSVPAGNLSAEEQKLTPESATAAEGEGEPEDLALVSSAASVGEEQASGDDTSPRSTPNSQSQDSSNGRNSSLTREASVDTLASNLAALCAVNPDEYRAPVSIFASGNLCLPYLSLPYMDLLSDPMVLSYVIGTSNVLFQQKRQLADVLVDIEAANLDAHDPELRRQLVLSTEDLRYMDYIMKHVQSPKEDAEGSEYWIREQFQGYILALLRTAVAPDATAKENDHFNAHFMAAFKRTQCFQEWYDVRPEPEFFDALPTGHPFAGTLSVADMKLKLAQTMQNSESGRKINQAVNTTSRAVGGAISQAKGAFSSWWSSITTAPPNASAAPATGANGQEGDAGEGAAASQEISVTFQNHKDAEDVSIHLAGQEEAHESHESHNASCEQPQGIVEIGREAELLDKADRQPEEEEAKISAIRPGCGGDVATSAVERSSGDVFIV, encoded by the exons ATGGCCAGCGAGCCGGAGAACAAGCCGCCCATCCTGCACATCCTGGTGGTGGGCTTCCACCACAAGCTGGGCTGCCAGGTGGAGTTCTCCCATCCGCCGCTCATCTCGGGCTCCACGGGCCGCCACGAGTGTCCCTCCGGCTGGAAGTACCTGCCCACCTTGGCGCTGCCCGATGGGTCGCACAACTTTGCCGAGGACACGGTCTTCTTCAATCTGCCCAGCCTGTACGAGCCCGCCGCCAGCATCTACGGGGTTTCCTGCTACCGGCAGGTCCGAGTGGAGAAGCTGAAGATCAGGACGGCGGATCTCACGCGCAGCACCGTCCAGAAGTCCGTCTGCATCCTGGCCCGCCTGCCCATCTACGGGTACATCGAGGTGAAGCTGGCCCTGATCGCCGACGCCTTCTTCGACCAGGGCGACTTCTCCGGCACCGAGCTGCTGGTGAAGGCCTATCAGCAGCTGAACGCCTGCCTGCTGGACGACGAGTCGCGCCGCCCGCTGCGCCACTTCCATGTGGGCCTGTCGCTGCGCGAGATAGTGCTCCACTGGCGCCACAAGGCGCTGATGCTCTTcaagctcctgctcctgcagcGCCGCGTCGTCTGCTTCGGCTCGCCGGTGCGCCAGATGTGCGTCCTCATCCTGGGCATGGCCTCGCTGGTGCCGCGCCTGCTGGAGAAGGGCTTCCAGGAGGTGGCCTGTGTGCGCACCTCGCGGCCGCTCTCCCCCATGCCGGATTTCACCGACTCGCTGCAGCGGGAGGCGCAGGCGGAGGCGGAACTGGAGGTGGCTGCGGTATCGGTGCCAGCGGGGAATTTGTCTGCCGAGGAGCAGAAACTTACGCCGGAAAGCGCCACGGCggcggagggggagggggagccCGAGGACCTGGCCCTCGTCTCGTCCGCCGCCTCGGTGGGCGAGGAGCAGGCCAGCGGCGACGACACCTCGCCGCGCTCCACGCCCAACTCGCAGTCGCAGGACTCGTCGAACGGCAGGAACAGCTCGCTGACCAGGGAGGCCAGCGTGGACACATTGGCGT CCAACCTCGCCGCCTTGTGTGCCGTGAATCCGGACGAGTATCGGGCTCCAGTCAGCATCTTCGCCAGCGGCAATCTCTGCCTGCCGTATCTGTCGCTGCCGTACATGGACCTGCTCAGCGATCCCATGGTGCTCTCCTACGTCATCGGCACCTCCAACGTGCTGTTCCAGCAGAAGCGTCAGCTGGCCGACGTCCTGGTGGACATCGAGGCGGCCAACCTGGATGCCCACGATCCGGAGCTCAGGCGCCAGCTGGTGCTGAGCACCGAGGACCTGCGCTACATGGACTACATCATGAAGCACGTGCAGTCGCCGAAGGAGGATGCCGAGGGCAGCGAGTACTGGATTCGGGAGCAGTTCCAGGGCTACATCCTGGCCCTCCTGCGCACTGCGGTGGCTCCAG atGCCACGGCCAAGGAAAACGATCACTTCAATGCGCACTTCATGGCCGCCTTCAAGCGCACCCAGTGCTTCCAGGAGTGGTACGACGTGAGGCCCGAGCCAGAGTTCTTCGATGCCCTGCCCACTGGTCATCCCTTTGCCGGCACTTTGTCCGTGGCGGACATGAAGCTAAAGCTGGCGCA AACCATGCAGAACAGCGAGAGCGGGCGAAAGATCAACCAGGCGGTGAACACGACGAGTcgggcggtgggcggtgcCATCTCGCAGGCCAAGGGCGCCTTCTCCAGCTGGTGGTCATCCATAACGACGGCCCCGCCAAATGCCAGCGCTGCGCCCGCGACAGGCGCCAATGGCCAGGAGGGCGACGCGGGCGAGGGAGCTGCCGCAAGCCAAGAGATCTCAGTTACATTCCAGAACCACAAGGACGCCGAGGACGTCAGCATCCACCTGGCCGGCCAGGAAGAGGCGCACGAGTCGCATGAGTCGCACAATGCCAGCTGCGAGCAGCCGCAGGGCATTGTGGAGATCGGACGCGAGGCGGAGCTGTTGGACAAGGCCGATCGGCAGCCGGAGGAAGAGGAGGCCAAGATCTCGGCCATTCGGCCCGGTTGTGGCGGCGATGTGGCCACCTCCGCCGTGGAGCGCAGCAGCGGCGATGTCTTCATCGTCTGA